Genomic segment of uncultured Desulfobacter sp.:
AGCAGCAGTTTTCTCTCTGTTTCAATTTTTTCATTGATTACAGACTCAAAGTCGGCCGGCAGGGAACCAAAACTTGTGTCAAAAGACTGAAAATGTTGAAGTGAGACGATGTCTTGTTTTAAGGCAGCATTTTCAAGCTCAAGCGTTTTAAGCCGTTCTTCCAATTCGTGGTATGACGCCTTTTCAGACATGTTCCTCCTGGAAAAAGAATCAGAGGTTATTAAGAATATCATGAAATCTTGGCTAATTTTTTTATACTCTTATCTGAAAATATCATAGTTTGACAAGGTATTTTTCACGCAATTACGAATTTAAGCGAATAAGGATCTCAAAACAAAATTGATAGTTCCGTTGTTAGCTGATCCCGGGCCTATCCCTTACGGATTCACACCACAATAAACCATGAAAGTAACCTGATAACTTATTTGGACTTTCATATGAACCGTAATGAATGGTATAGGGTATAGGATTTGGTTTCGACCCAACACAAGGAAACGGAGGTTAGCAAGTTGTATTCAAAAATTGTAATTTTAGATTTTCCGCCAAGATCGGCCCAGCGACCCGTTGTCTGCGAGCTGGTTAAAAAATATGATATTATGTTCAATATTTTAAAGGCACGAATATCCTCAAAAAGTGAAGGCCACATGGTGCTTGAAATTTCCTGCTCCGGAAAAGCGGCATTCGACCAAGGAATGACGTATCTAAAGGAACAGGGGGTTCGTATATCTACCCCTGAACATAAAATTTATAAAGACGAAGAAAAATGCACCCATTGCGGCGCCTGTACCGCAGTTTGTCCCACAGGCGCCCTGTACGTCAAACGCCCTGAAATGGAAGTGGTCTTTGACCTGGAAAAATGCAGTTTGTGTGAACGTTGTCTTCTCACCTGCCCCATCCGGGCCATGGGGTTGTTCAGTTCTGAATTAAAAGAAAGGGCCTGATGTCTGACTCACCGGTAGTGGCCGTAGCATTGAGCGGCGGAATAGATTCCCTGGTCGCAGGATTTCTTGTTAAACAGCGTTTTAAAAATGTTTTCGGCATTCATTTCACCACAGGCTATGAAAAAAGTTTGCCGTCCGTATCTGCCCTGGCCTCTGTATTTGGGTTCCCCGTGCACACCATTGATCTGTCACAGGAATTTGAGACCCGGGTGGTTGATTATTTTGTGTCAACATACATGGCCGGACAAACGCCGAACCCATGCCTGGTCTGCAATATGCAGATCAAGTTTAAGGTATTGTTTGACCAAGCACAAAAGCGTGGAGCAAATCTGTTGGCAACCGGCCATTATGCTAGGGTGGTCAACAGCTATACCCCCGGCAGGCATGAGACGGGACAGGCATGGCTTGAAAGGGGTACGGACCTGAATAAAGACCAGTCCTATTTTCTATCCATGCTTTCCCCCAACATATTAGAAAATGTGGTGTTTCCCCTGGCCGATTTTACCAAAAGCCGGGTCCGGGAATTTGCCGGACAACACAACCTTGTACCGATTGTACCCAATGAAAGCCAGGATATCTGTTTTTTGCCGGATAAAAATCATGGCGCGTTCATTATCAACAAAACAAAGACCAGCCCACAACCCGGGCCGGTGGTTGACAGCCAGGGAACGATCCTGGGCGCACACCAGGGACTTCACACATATACGGTGGGCCAGCGCAAGGGAATTAATATTCCGGGCCCCGCCCCCTATTATGTAAGAAAAATCGACATGAATACCAATACCCTTCATGTCTGTTTTAAATCCGAACTTTCCCAAAAACGGATGACGGTTGAACAGATGATCTGGAATTATCATAAAAAAGAAAACATAAACAATCTGACCGTTAAAATCCGTTACGGGCACACGGCGGCCCCTGCCTGCCTTGAATGGGATGATGACACCCATGGCATCGTAACCTTTGACACCCCCCAAAATGCCATAACACCCGGCCAAGCCGCAGTATTCTATCAAGACAACCGCGTATTAGGCGCAGGGTTAATTTCAGCAATCCAATGAAGAAAAAAACATTTTACATCGAAAGCCTTGGCTGTAAAGTCAATCAATATGAATCAGACGCCATTGCAGCCCAGCTTGAAGCCCATGGATTTTCAAGGGCAGAAAAGGGAAGCCCCGCGGATGTCTGCATTATCAACACCTGTGCGGTGACCTCAAGGGCGGGCATGCAGTCCCGCCAGGAAACCAGAAAACTGATCCGCGAAAACCCGGATGCAACCGTAATTGTCACAGGATGCCATGCCCAGACAGATCAGGAACAGTTTAAGAAAATTTCAGGGGTGGATCTTATTGTCTGCCACCAGGATAAATCTGTGATCACCACATATCTTGGACAGGAACAGCCTGCAAACGATCTGTTTGATTTTAGAAAACCTGAATACGGTAAAGCAGCACAGTTTGCGGCATTTGCAGAATCCGACCGGCCCGTATCCGGTAAAATGACCCGGGCCTACCTAAAAATCCAGGATGGGTGCAACCAGTTCTGCACCTACTGCATTATCCCCTATGCCCGGGGTGCATCCGTATCCATGCCCTTTGACGAGGTTCTGGCCCATATTTCAAGCTTAAACAGGCAGGGCTTTAAAGAGGTGATTCTCACAGGCATCCACACGGGACTATACGGCCTTGACTTAAACCCCGAAACATCTTTGACGCAACTTGTCAAAACCCTGGATGAAAACAAACCGGTCGATCAGATCAGGATCTCTTCCATTGAGCCCAATGAAATTACCGAAGATCTTATTCGCCTGGCGTGGTCCGGCCATATTTTGTGCGACCATTTTCACATTCCTCTCCAGGCGGGGGATAATGAGGTGCTGGCCCGGATGAAACGGCCCTATTCAGTTGAGCAGTTTTCTGAAGTTATCCGAAAAATCCATGGGATCCTGCCCCATGCCGGTATCGGCCTTGATGTGATCATGGGCTTTCCAGGTGAAACCCAAGAGGCGTTTGAAAATACATACAATCTTGTGGCGGATCTTCCCGTATCCTACCTTCATGTCTTTCCCTTTTCCCCCAGAAAAGGGACCCCGGCATACCATTTCACCCCCAAGGTACCGTCGGATACGGCAAAAAAAAGGGCGGCTCTGATGCGCGAACTTGGAGAGCAGAAACGATCGGCATTTATCAAATCAAACCAGGGACGGGTTCTTCAAGGACTGATCCAGAATCAAAGGGACCGGCACACCGGTATGCTTAAAGCGATCACCACCAACTACCTGACTGTTCTCATTGAAAATAAAAAGGCGACTTCTGACACCAGCAGCCTTAAAGGGAAAATCGTTAATCTTAAATATGATCAATGCGGAGATGACAACGGCCTTATTGGCCGGATCGTTCCCTGACCAGGGTGAACGCAATTTTCATTTTGCCGGTTATTTTACCTTCGCTATCGGAATCGAAATGTCCATTATTTTCGATCCCGATAGCGATAATGAGCCAGATGATATTTTCAATATAAATGCGGTTACCCTGCTGGACTGATAATTGCCCCTCCCCCTGGATATAATGTATGAACTGTTGACTTTATAAATTAACCACAGACTATCAACTATCCGGTCACTCAGGATTTTTTCAAAAACGATTTAACCACAATATGCGGACAGTGCCATTGTCCACCGGGGAGTTCTTCAAAAGGGTATTCCTTTTCTTGAAAAACCCCTTGAACCCAGTGTCCTGGCGGTTAAAAACCGCGATGTGCCGGAAGAAAAAAGAACAGCGAAAAACAGGCAATGAGCCGGGAAAAAATTAAGGCTACCCTATCGGAGGCAGTGTTATTCCTGCCGGGGCGGGTCCAATGAAATCGGATCAAAGCCATTTTTATCCAGGCATTTCCGGATGGTCCAAGCAATTTCGACCCGGTCTACGGGTTTCATCAAAAATCCATTGATACCGATGGACTCCATTTTTTGAATAGAAACCTGTTCGCTGAAACCGGTGCAGATAATCACCGGCAAATCGGGCCGAACCGCCAAACATTCTTTAACCAGCCTTTCTCCGGTCATATGGGGCATGGTCATATCGGAGAGCAGCAGATCGAATGACGACGGATTTGCTTTGAAAATATCCAGTGCATTCCGGCTGTCTGTGCATTCCGTGACCTTATATCCCAGCCGTTCCAGCACCCGGGTCTGGAAACGGACAATGGCCTCTTCATCATCCACAAAAAGGATGTGCTCGGTTCCGCCGGGCAGGGGGCCTGTTTTCTCACCCCCGTTATCATCTTCGTATTTGGTGACCACAGGTAAAAAGACCTGGACCTCGGTTCCTTCGCCCACTTTGCTGTCAATCCGGATCTCCCCATGGCTTTTCTGGACGATTCCCTGGACCACAGAAAGTCCAAGGCCTGTTCCCTTGCCGGTTTCCTTGGTGGTAAAATAGGGATCGAACAGCCGTTTCATTATGGTCGAATCTATGCCGATACCTGTGTCTTTGATACTCAGGCAGGCATAGCGTCCCGGGGGCAACTCGGGGTTTTCCCCGCCGATCCGGGTCTGTTCCAGGGAAATGACCAGGGTTCCCCCGTTTTCTTCCATGGCGTGGTAGGCGTTAGTAGCTAGATTCATTACGATCTGGTGGATCTCAGTGGGATCGGCCTTTACAAGGCCGCATTCTCTTCCGATTTTGGTCTCAATGAGAATGGTTTTGGGGATGGAGGCCTTGAGCAGCTTGGCTACTTCCTTTAAAATGGGCTGTAATTTCAGGGGTATCAGTTCCCGGTTGGTCTGACGGCTGAAGGTCAGAATCTGTTTTACCAGCTCTTTGGCCCTGAAAGCCGCCTTGAGGATTTCGGCAAGGTTTTCCTGCTCTGGCCCCTCTTTGGGAAGGTCCATTTCAAGGATCTCTGCAAATCCGATGAGCGGAGAGAGAATGTTGTTGAAATCGTGGGCGATTCCCCCTGCAAGGGTTCCGATGGATTCCATCTTTTGGGCTTGCTGGAGAATGGATTCCAGTTGCTTACGTTCCGTCAGATCCCGGACACTGACGATCCGATCTCCTTTTTCTCCCTGCTGATTGCGCATTTCAAATACAGTAATTTCAGAGGGGAATACCGTACCGTCTTTGCGTTTCATGGAAAAGGCCACATCCTTGAGGAACCCATTTTCCTTGAGTGCCGGCTCAAGCATGTCCATGAAGGCCTGGTGCTGGATCAAGCCGACAAAAAGGTTGCCCAGACCTTCACCGGCCAGCTCCCCGTGTTCGTATCCGAAAGTGTTGCAGGCCGCAGAATTGCAGTCAATGACCGTTCCGGGGGCTTTGTTGTCCACGATGAAAATGGCTTCCAACTGGCTGTTGAAAACCTTTTGGAAGCGCACCTCGCTTTCCATGAGGTTTTTTTCGGTCTGTCTGTGCTCTTCAACTTCCTTTACCAGAAGGGCGTTAACCTTTTCCAGATCCCTGACCCGGTCCCGCAGCTCATCCCGGAGCATCAGTTTTTCCTTGCGCATCAGATCCTCGGCTTTTTTGATGCGCAGCATGGCCTTGACCTGGGCGGCCAGTTCCGCTTCGTTAATCGGTTTTGTTAAAAATGCCTCCGCTCCCTGCTCCAGAGCCCTGACCCTGTGGCGGGAGGTGGTCTTCATGGCCGTGAGAATGACCACGGGGATATGAGCGGTGCCGGGGTTGTTTTTCAAAACCGTCAACACCTCAAAGCCGTCCATTTCCGGCATGTGGATATCCAGCAGGATAGTGTCCGGCTTCCGGGCCATGGCCAACTCCAGTCCTTCCCGCCCCGACTTGGCCGTAATCACTTCACAGGGGAAAATATAGAGGTTAAGCAGGGCGTTGATCGCCACAAGATTGTCTGGTTTGTCGTCTATGACCAGTATCTGGTTCATCGGTCCCCCTGATGGAACCACTTTGCGATGGTCTTTTTGACCAAATCCGGCTCAATGGGTTTGGAAATATAGTCGCTACACCCAGCCTCTATCATCCGTTCCCTGTCTCCTTTCATGGCCTGGGCCGTCAAGGCAATAACTGGGATCTGTTCGGTTGCGGGGTCCGCTTTAAGGGCCTCCAAAACCTGCATGCCATCCATCTTAGGAAGAGACATGTCGAGCAAAATCAAGGCGGGAATGATCTGCCGGGCCTTTTTAAGTCCTGTTTCGCCGTCCGCTGCCGACTGGATCTCATAGTCTTTTCCCAGAACGGCTTTGACGGTGATCAGATTGTCCGGATTGTCTTCGACCACCAGAAGGCATGGATTCATATCCCGGGAAGCAGGCGTCTTTTGGGACGTCTCTTTTTTCTGGGATTCATCTTTAGGGGCGCGCGCAGATGGCTGTGAAACAGGCACTGGCTGGTAGATGCCGAGCATCTGCTGAACCATGACCATCAATTCGGACTTGTCC
This window contains:
- a CDS encoding NIL domain-containing protein; translated protein: MYSKIVILDFPPRSAQRPVVCELVKKYDIMFNILKARISSKSEGHMVLEISCSGKAAFDQGMTYLKEQGVRISTPEHKIYKDEEKCTHCGACTAVCPTGALYVKRPEMEVVFDLEKCSLCERCLLTCPIRAMGLFSSELKERA
- the mtaB gene encoding tRNA (N(6)-L-threonylcarbamoyladenosine(37)-C(2))-methylthiotransferase MtaB — translated: MKKKTFYIESLGCKVNQYESDAIAAQLEAHGFSRAEKGSPADVCIINTCAVTSRAGMQSRQETRKLIRENPDATVIVTGCHAQTDQEQFKKISGVDLIVCHQDKSVITTYLGQEQPANDLFDFRKPEYGKAAQFAAFAESDRPVSGKMTRAYLKIQDGCNQFCTYCIIPYARGASVSMPFDEVLAHISSLNRQGFKEVILTGIHTGLYGLDLNPETSLTQLVKTLDENKPVDQIRISSIEPNEITEDLIRLAWSGHILCDHFHIPLQAGDNEVLARMKRPYSVEQFSEVIRKIHGILPHAGIGLDVIMGFPGETQEAFENTYNLVADLPVSYLHVFPFSPRKGTPAYHFTPKVPSDTAKKRAALMRELGEQKRSAFIKSNQGRVLQGLIQNQRDRHTGMLKAITTNYLTVLIENKKATSDTSSLKGKIVNLKYDQCGDDNGLIGRIVP
- a CDS encoding response regulator, with amino-acid sequence MNQILVIDDKPDNLVAINALLNLYIFPCEVITAKSGREGLELAMARKPDTILLDIHMPEMDGFEVLTVLKNNPGTAHIPVVILTAMKTTSRHRVRALEQGAEAFLTKPINEAELAAQVKAMLRIKKAEDLMRKEKLMLRDELRDRVRDLEKVNALLVKEVEEHRQTEKNLMESEVRFQKVFNSQLEAIFIVDNKAPGTVIDCNSAACNTFGYEHGELAGEGLGNLFVGLIQHQAFMDMLEPALKENGFLKDVAFSMKRKDGTVFPSEITVFEMRNQQGEKGDRIVSVRDLTERKQLESILQQAQKMESIGTLAGGIAHDFNNILSPLIGFAEILEMDLPKEGPEQENLAEILKAAFRAKELVKQILTFSRQTNRELIPLKLQPILKEVAKLLKASIPKTILIETKIGRECGLVKADPTEIHQIVMNLATNAYHAMEENGGTLVISLEQTRIGGENPELPPGRYACLSIKDTGIGIDSTIMKRLFDPYFTTKETGKGTGLGLSVVQGIVQKSHGEIRIDSKVGEGTEVQVFLPVVTKYEDDNGGEKTGPLPGGTEHILFVDDEEAIVRFQTRVLERLGYKVTECTDSRNALDIFKANPSSFDLLLSDMTMPHMTGERLVKECLAVRPDLPVIICTGFSEQVSIQKMESIGINGFLMKPVDRVEIAWTIRKCLDKNGFDPISLDPPRQE
- the mnmA gene encoding tRNA 2-thiouridine(34) synthase MnmA, translating into MSDSPVVAVALSGGIDSLVAGFLVKQRFKNVFGIHFTTGYEKSLPSVSALASVFGFPVHTIDLSQEFETRVVDYFVSTYMAGQTPNPCLVCNMQIKFKVLFDQAQKRGANLLATGHYARVVNSYTPGRHETGQAWLERGTDLNKDQSYFLSMLSPNILENVVFPLADFTKSRVREFAGQHNLVPIVPNESQDICFLPDKNHGAFIINKTKTSPQPGPVVDSQGTILGAHQGLHTYTVGQRKGINIPGPAPYYVRKIDMNTNTLHVCFKSELSQKRMTVEQMIWNYHKKENINNLTVKIRYGHTAAPACLEWDDDTHGIVTFDTPQNAITPGQAAVFYQDNRVLGAGLISAIQ